In a genomic window of Borrelia maritima:
- the mgtE gene encoding magnesium transporter: MIDIDELRIFLKEKSYSKIKEKFLKHDSFDIAEALKRLNGSELILLYRFLPKKIAVETFSNFDQSTKNKLANSFTNKEISEMIDELNLDDVIDLLEEVPANVVQRFLASSTEENREIINKFLSYSDDSAGSIVTIEYVELKEDFTVGQALDYIRRVAKTKEDIYTYYITDYEKHLKGVIKIEDLILAKDDVILSSIMRGTGFHIVRVNDEKEDVALLFQKYDITSVPVVDNEGRMIGVIIIDDILEVIQSVNTEDFQMIAAVKPLDTSYLDTSILVMTKNRIIWLLVLMISSTFTATIISNYQNLMLSLVVLASFIPLLMDTSGNAGSQASALIIRELALGTVKVKDFFKVLLKEICVSILVGVILASVNFLRIIFFIAPQHSDRLKIAFVVSSCLMVSLTVAKILGGLLPIVAKIFKLDPALMAGPLITTIADAITLIAYFNIAKWVLVSYAV, encoded by the coding sequence ATGATAGATATTGATGAATTGAGAATTTTTCTTAAAGAAAAAAGTTATTCTAAAATTAAAGAAAAATTTTTAAAGCACGATTCCTTTGATATTGCTGAGGCTCTTAAAAGGCTTAATGGCTCTGAATTGATCTTACTTTACAGGTTTTTGCCTAAAAAAATAGCAGTCGAAACTTTTTCTAATTTTGATCAATCTACAAAAAACAAATTAGCAAATTCTTTTACAAATAAAGAAATAAGTGAAATGATTGATGAGTTAAATCTTGATGATGTTATTGATCTTTTAGAAGAAGTTCCCGCAAATGTTGTTCAGAGATTTTTAGCAAGTTCTACAGAAGAGAATAGAGAAATTATTAATAAATTTTTGTCTTACAGTGATGATTCTGCAGGTTCAATTGTAACAATTGAGTATGTTGAGCTTAAAGAAGATTTCACCGTTGGTCAAGCTCTTGACTACATTAGAAGAGTAGCTAAAACCAAAGAAGATATTTACACTTATTATATTACAGATTATGAAAAGCATTTAAAAGGAGTTATAAAAATTGAGGATTTAATATTAGCTAAAGATGATGTTATTCTCTCATCAATCATGAGAGGCACTGGATTTCATATTGTTAGGGTCAATGATGAGAAAGAGGATGTTGCACTTCTTTTCCAAAAATATGATATTACTAGTGTTCCTGTTGTTGATAATGAAGGTAGAATGATAGGAGTTATTATTATTGATGATATTTTAGAAGTTATTCAATCTGTAAATACTGAAGATTTTCAAATGATTGCAGCTGTTAAGCCCTTAGATACATCTTATCTTGATACTTCTATTTTAGTTATGACAAAAAATAGGATAATTTGGCTTTTAGTTCTTATGATTTCTTCTACTTTTACAGCTACAATCATTTCAAATTATCAAAATTTAATGCTGTCTTTAGTAGTTTTGGCTAGTTTTATTCCCCTTTTAATGGATACTTCAGGCAATGCTGGTTCTCAGGCATCTGCGCTAATAATTCGTGAGCTTGCTCTTGGCACTGTTAAGGTAAAAGATTTTTTTAAAGTTCTTTTAAAAGAGATATGTGTTAGTATTTTAGTAGGGGTAATTCTTGCCAGTGTTAATTTTTTAAGAATTATATTTTTCATAGCTCCACAACATTCTGATAGACTTAAAATAGCTTTTGTAGTTTCATCTTGCTTAATGGTAAGCTTGACAGTAGCAAAGATATTGGGAGGTCTTTTGCCTATTGTTGCTAAAATTTTTAAGTTGGATCCAGCACTTATGGCAGGGCCTTTAATAACTACGATTGCAGATGCGATTACCTTGATAGCATATTTTAATATAGCAAAATGGGTTTTGGTTAGTTATGCTGTTTAA
- a CDS encoding HIT family protein, whose translation MYNCIFCKIVNKELPSYKVYEDDLVLAFLDINPLTVGHTLVIPKEHSENLLNMDDKFNERILIVCKKISNALKKINSNVYGGINVYSALGAGAGQEIFHTHFHIIPRFKNDGFGFKRGNKLNFEVEKFKELSMQISMNI comes from the coding sequence ATGTATAATTGTATTTTTTGTAAAATAGTAAACAAAGAGCTTCCTAGTTATAAAGTTTATGAGGATGATTTAGTTTTAGCATTTTTAGATATAAATCCTTTAACTGTTGGGCATACTCTTGTTATTCCCAAAGAGCATAGTGAAAATTTGTTGAATATGGATGATAAATTTAACGAGAGAATTTTAATAGTATGTAAAAAAATTTCGAATGCTTTAAAGAAAATAAATTCAAACGTTTATGGTGGAATAAATGTTTATTCTGCCTTGGGAGCTGGTGCAGGACAAGAGATTTTTCATACTCATTTCCACATAATTCCAAGATTTAAAAATGATGGTTTTGGTTTTAAAAGGGGAAATAAACTTAATTTTGAAGTTGAAAAATTTAAAGAGTTGTCTATGCAAATAAGTATGAATATTTAG
- a CDS encoding MGH1-like glycoside hydrolase domain-containing protein, producing the protein MNKKMFPKIYYYDQDFIDIYNKSLSWIQDKVILQKVADKSKKDKNYYSENCNYIDQMQACISSFFLVYSNGEYSSTSAIDKFYQLQEESGAIRARYDNNNAIIDLDGNEENIGFPIFAWAEYNLYHKTGNKKRISEVLPILDKYYKWIESKFLKENGLYSIDVNKVFYKNSPRTDAYYPIDFNSLQVHSAYCISKLADILNDKNLSLEYKKRFFSLKVKINSLMWSEKDGFYYDLDVNENIIEIKTIVGFFPMLSEIPSEDRIERMIFYLKSTKHFGTPNPFPTLSVSEPGFSEDGNGYYGSVYTYMNFFVIKGLEYCGRANIAREFTIRHLYYILDTLMPFNKIKGHIWEAYKPMQEGPAYFDSNKKIYTEKDLICYLSLFSISLMIENIIGLTISLPDKTVYWNIPTLEIMGIESLSLKKNQTTIICNKGKRGWEIKMESEKLYYFTINILNKKEKTLPIPSGRCSMLLDKL; encoded by the coding sequence TTGAATAAAAAGATGTTTCCCAAAATTTACTATTATGACCAAGACTTTATTGACATTTATAATAAAAGTCTATCTTGGATTCAAGATAAGGTTATTTTACAGAAAGTTGCTGATAAGAGTAAAAAAGATAAAAATTATTATTCGGAGAATTGTAATTATATAGATCAGATGCAAGCTTGTATTTCAAGCTTTTTTCTTGTCTATAGTAATGGGGAATATTCATCTACATCTGCAATTGATAAATTTTATCAATTGCAGGAAGAATCTGGTGCAATTAGAGCTAGATATGATAATAACAATGCTATTATTGATCTTGATGGAAATGAAGAGAATATTGGATTTCCAATTTTTGCATGGGCTGAATATAATTTATATCATAAAACAGGAAATAAAAAAAGAATTTCTGAAGTTTTACCAATTCTTGATAAGTATTATAAGTGGATAGAGAGCAAATTTTTAAAAGAAAATGGTCTTTATTCAATTGATGTAAATAAAGTTTTTTATAAAAATTCCCCAAGGACAGATGCATACTATCCTATAGATTTTAATTCACTACAAGTTCATAGTGCATATTGTATTTCTAAATTAGCAGATATTTTGAATGATAAAAATTTATCACTAGAATATAAAAAACGATTTTTTTCTCTTAAGGTTAAAATCAATTCTTTAATGTGGAGCGAAAAGGATGGATTTTATTATGATCTTGATGTTAATGAAAATATTATTGAAATTAAAACAATAGTGGGCTTTTTCCCAATGCTTTCTGAGATTCCCAGTGAAGACAGAATAGAAAGAATGATTTTTTATTTAAAAAGTACTAAGCATTTTGGGACTCCAAATCCTTTTCCAACGCTTTCTGTTAGTGAGCCAGGTTTTAGTGAGGATGGTAATGGATATTATGGCTCAGTTTATACTTATATGAATTTTTTTGTGATCAAAGGCCTTGAATATTGTGGTCGTGCAAATATTGCAAGAGAATTTACTATAAGACATCTATATTATATATTAGACACTTTAATGCCTTTTAATAAAATTAAGGGGCACATTTGGGAAGCTTATAAACCCATGCAAGAAGGTCCTGCATATTTTGATTCCAATAAAAAAATTTATACCGAGAAAGATCTTATTTGCTATCTTTCTCTTTTTAGTATTAGCTTGATGATAGAAAATATTATTGGACTTACAATTAGCTTGCCCGATAAAACTGTGTATTGGAACATACCTACTCTTGAGATTATGGGAATTGAAAGCCTATCTCTTAAAAAGAATCAAACCACAATAATTTGCAATAAAGGGAAAAGAGGTTGGGAAATAAAAATGGAATCTGAAAAACTTTATTATTTTACAATAAATATATTAAATAAAAAAGAAAAAACCCTTCCTATTCCTTCGGGAAGATGTTCTATGTTATTGGATAAGCTTTGA
- the bmpA gene encoding nucleoside ABC transporter substrate-binding protein BmpA, with protein sequence MNKLLLLILFESVIFLACSGKGSLESGIPKLSLMIDGTFDDKSFNESALNGIKKVKEEFKIELILKESSANSYLSDLEGLKDASSDLIWLIGYRFSDVAKAVSLQNPEVKYAIIDPVYSNEPIPSNLVGMTFRAQEGAFLTGYIAAKVSKTGKIGFLGGIEGEIVDAFRYGYEAGAKYANKDINIFSQYIGSFVDIEAGRSVATKMYSDGIDVIHHAAGLGGIGAIEVAKELGSGHYIIGVDEDQSYLAPDNIITSTTKDVGRSLNIFTSNYLKTNTFEGGKLINYGLKEGVVGFVRNPKMIPFELEKEIDNLSSKIINKEVVVPYNKESYIKFLKEFI encoded by the coding sequence ATGAATAAATTATTGTTGTTGATTTTGTTTGAAAGTGTTATTTTTTTAGCTTGTAGTGGTAAGGGTAGTCTTGAGAGTGGAATTCCCAAGTTATCTTTAATGATTGATGGAACTTTTGATGATAAATCTTTTAATGAGAGTGCTTTAAATGGCATAAAAAAAGTTAAAGAAGAATTTAAGATTGAGCTTATTTTAAAAGAGTCTTCAGCAAATTCTTATTTATCTGATCTTGAAGGGCTTAAAGATGCGAGTTCAGATTTAATTTGGCTTATTGGGTATAGATTTAGTGATGTGGCCAAGGCTGTTTCTTTGCAAAATCCCGAGGTAAAATATGCAATTATTGATCCTGTGTATTCTAACGAGCCTATTCCTTCAAATTTAGTAGGCATGACTTTTAGAGCCCAAGAAGGTGCATTTTTGACGGGCTATATTGCTGCAAAAGTTTCTAAAACAGGTAAAATTGGATTTTTAGGGGGAATAGAGGGTGAGATAGTAGATGCTTTCAGGTATGGGTATGAAGCTGGCGCTAAATATGCCAATAAGGATATAAATATATTTTCTCAGTATATTGGTAGTTTTGTTGACATTGAAGCTGGTAGAAGTGTTGCAACTAAAATGTATTCTGATGGGATAGATGTTATTCATCATGCTGCGGGTCTTGGAGGCATTGGAGCTATTGAGGTTGCAAAAGAACTTGGTTCTGGGCATTACATTATTGGAGTTGATGAGGATCAATCATATCTTGCTCCCGATAATATTATCACATCTACAACTAAAGATGTTGGCAGATCTTTAAATATTTTTACATCTAACTATTTAAAAACCAATACTTTCGAAGGTGGGAAGTTAATAAACTATGGCCTTAAAGAAGGAGTTGTGGGGTTTGTAAGAAATCCTAAGATGATACCCTTTGAACTTGAAAAAGAAATCGATAACCTTTCTAGCAAAATAATCAATAAAGAAGTTGTTGTTCCATATAATAAAGAAAGTTATATAAAATTTCTTAAAGAATTTATTTAA
- the bmpB gene encoding nucleoside ABC transporter substrate-binding protein BmpB yields MRIVIFIFGILFISCLSKNGIESESSKMKISMLVDGVLDDKSFNSSANNALLRLKKDFPENIEEVFSSAVSGVYSSYVSDLDNLKMNGSGLIWLVGYRLTDASLSVSLENPKINYGIIDPIYGDDVRIPKNLIGVVFKIEQGAFLAGYVAAKKSVSGKIGFIGGIKGEIVDAFRYGYEAGAKYANKGIEILSEYSNSFSDVEIGRVVANKLYSKGVDVIHFAAGLAGVGVIEAAKELGDGYYVIGADQDQSHLAPKNFITAVIKNVGDALYLITSEYLKNNNTWEGGKIVQMGLRDGVVGLSNANKFDYIKVLERKIISGEIIVPHNKEEYEIFLKQILKL; encoded by the coding sequence ATGAGGATTGTAATTTTTATATTTGGTATTTTGTTTATTTCTTGTTTGAGTAAAAATGGAATAGAATCTGAGTCAAGTAAAATGAAGATATCTATGTTGGTAGATGGAGTTCTTGATGACAAATCTTTTAATTCTAGTGCAAATAATGCTTTATTGCGTTTAAAAAAAGATTTTCCAGAAAATATTGAAGAAGTTTTTTCTAGTGCTGTTTCTGGGGTTTATTCTAGTTATGTTTCAGATCTTGATAATTTGAAGATGAATGGCTCAGGCTTGATTTGGCTTGTAGGGTATAGGCTTACGGACGCTTCTTTATCTGTTTCATTAGAAAATCCAAAAATTAACTATGGAATAATAGATCCTATTTATGGCGATGATGTCAGGATTCCTAAAAATCTGATAGGTGTTGTTTTTAAAATAGAACAAGGTGCTTTTTTGGCTGGCTATGTTGCAGCTAAAAAAAGTGTTTCTGGCAAAATAGGTTTTATAGGGGGAATTAAGGGCGAAATAGTAGATGCATTTCGTTATGGATATGAAGCTGGCGCAAAGTATGCTAATAAAGGCATAGAGATTTTAAGTGAATATTCTAATTCTTTTTCTGATGTTGAAATTGGTAGAGTAGTGGCTAATAAACTATATTCTAAAGGGGTTGATGTAATTCATTTTGCAGCTGGTTTAGCAGGGGTTGGTGTTATTGAAGCAGCAAAAGAGCTTGGAGATGGTTATTATGTTATTGGAGCTGATCAGGATCAGTCTCATCTTGCTCCTAAAAATTTTATTACTGCTGTTATAAAAAACGTTGGCGATGCGTTGTATTTGATTACTAGCGAATATCTTAAAAATAATAATACTTGGGAAGGTGGAAAAATTGTTCAAATGGGATTAAGAGACGGTGTTGTTGGCTTATCTAATGCTAACAAATTTGACTACATAAAAGTACTTGAAAGGAAAATAATAAGCGGAGAAATTATTGTTCCTCATAATAAGGAAGAATATGAAATTTTTCTAAAACAAATATTAAAGTTATAG